From Excalfactoria chinensis isolate bCotChi1 chromosome 4, bCotChi1.hap2, whole genome shotgun sequence, one genomic window encodes:
- the UTP14A gene encoding U3 small nucleolar RNA-associated protein 14 homolog A isoform X2, with protein MATVTSRTGRKCGSSCRAEASRSTALCDAMAEEWLGAEAAGSGSEEEEEQEDGERRHQQLLEAVSALTGRKRRKLAERSEASAQVSEFNVSCKGAGEKLVLSELLQPIHSRSALSGVKKEFSRVKQKKAVELPLSKEEAERVVREAAYVKSSKDVGKWQPVVLQNRRAKQMVFPLKEEIVAVAPLEQVVSAWKPRTPLEQEIFGLLHKTHQPITDPLLTPQEKASLQAMSLEEAKRRRAELQKARVLQSYYEAKARREKKIKSKKYHRVLKKSKRRKALKEFEMLQKSDPEAALAKLEELDQLRMEERMSLKHQNKGKWARSRAIMAKYDLEARKAMQEQLARNKELMQKVRVELPEEEPADVPEEDVTSTAVVPPVSVGANKANPWMLGKPSDPAQEPDMPEGLGDAAVPVAVESKEETSDEEEELSEEEALLQDFHQKRQARQQQAGSPEQHSKELTVLPGVCSVTEQGAHEMEEVPEQAQEEPLLSEQLHRVQTMEDIEALASEELTAEQEKPEAVGTEKPAHPQEEGRATPKPAKKPAAKKKMINLQSVLSGKLQEAQCPSLPVVVVEEEGGFDQRGVITEAFAGDDVVADFNQEKRKAEQAAKPQPLNLVLPGWGEWGGTGLKPSNKKIKRFLIKPAPAPPRKDQHLPHVIISEQRNIHAAAHQVSELPFPFEKHQQFERCIRMPVGSTWNTQRAFQKLTTPRVVTRAGHIIQPLSAEDVPSMATTADSGTKLALETPPEQHKQFSRHPRKRAR; from the exons ATGGCAACCGTGACGTCACGGACCGGGCGGAAGTGCGGGTCCTCGTGCAGGGCGGAAGCGTCGCGCTCTACGGCACTTTGCGACGCCATGGCGGAGGAGTGGCTGGGCGCCGAGGCAGCGGGTAGCGGtagcgaggaggaggag GAGCAGGAGGATGGCGAGCGGCggcaccagcagctcctggaggcGGTCAGTGCCCTCACGGGGCGGAAGCG caggaagctggccGAGCGCTCCGAGGCCAGTGCGCAGGTGTCTGAGTTCAACGTTAGCTGCAAAG GTGCTGGGGAGAAACTTGTTCTGTCCGAGCTCCTGCAGCCCATCCATTCCCGGTCTGCCCTGAGTGGTGTGAAGAAGGAGTTCAGCAgagtgaagcagaagaaagcgGTGGAGCTGCCGCTCAgcaaggaggaggcagagcgg GTTGTGAGGGAGGCTGCCTATGTCAAGAGCTCTAAAGATGTTGGCAAGTGGCAACCAGTTGTTCTGCAGAACCGCCGAGCAAAGCAGATGGTTTTCCCTCTGAAGGAGGAGATTGTGGCAGTTGCCCCCCTGGAGCAAGTGGTTTCAGCATGGAAG CCTCGAACTCCCCTGGAGCAGGAGATCTTTGGTCTGCTCCACAAAACACATCAGCCCATCACAGACCCACTCCTGACACCACAGGAGAAAGCCTCGCTGCAGGCAATGAGCTTGGAGGAG GCCAAGCGGCGGcgagcagagctgcagaaggctCGAGTCCTGCAGTCCTACTATGAAGCCAAGGCTCGTCGAGAGAAGAAGATCAAGAGCAAGAA GTACCATCGtgtgctgaagaaaagcaagagacGCAAGGCCTTAAAGGAGTTTGAGATGCTGCAGAAGTCAGACCCCGAGGCTGCCTTGGCaaagctggaggagctggatCAGCTCAGGATGGAG GAGCGGATGAGTCTCAAGCAccagaacaaggggaaatgggccCGTTCACGGGCCATTATGGCCAAGTATGACCTGGAG GCTCGCAAGGCCATGCAAGAGCAGCTGGCCAGGAACAAGGAGCTGATGCAGAAGGTGCGGGTAGAATTGCCTGAGGAAGAGCCAGCTGATGTGCCTGAGGAGGACGTCACTTCTACAGCCGTTGTCCCTCCTGTCTCTGTGggagcaaacaaagcaaatccCTGGATGCTGGGCAAACCCAGTGACCCAGCCCAGGAGCCTGACATGCCAGAGGGTCTTGGAGATGCTGCAGTGCCAGTTGCTGTAGAGAGCAAGGAGGAGACATCagatgaggaggaagagctgtCAGAAGAGGAAGCACTGCTACAAGACTTTCATCAGAAACGGCAAGCacggcagcagcaggcagggagtcctgaacagcacagcaaggagcTCACAGTCCTGCCAGGTGTCTGCAGTGTCACAGAGCAAG GTGCTCATGAGATGGAAGAAGTTCCTGAACAG GCCCAGGAGGAGCCCttgctgtcagagcagctgCACCGTGTGCAGACAATGGAAGACATTGAAGCTTTGGCCTCGGAGGagctcacagcagagcaggagaagcCAGAGGCTGTGGGCACAGAGAAGCCAGCACACCCtcaggaggaaggcagagctaCACCAAAGCCTGCCAAGAAACCAGcagccaagaagaaaatgatcaaCTTGCAGTCTGTGCTGTCTGGAAAGCTCCAGGAGGCTCAGTGCCCCAGCCTACCTGTGGTCGTTGTGGAAGAG GAGGGTGGCTTTGACCAGCGAGGAGTGATAACGGAGGCCTTTGCTGGGGACGATGTGGTCGCTGACTTCAATCAGGAGAAACGTAAAGCAGAGCAGGCTGCGAAGCCACAGCCACTGAACCTGGTTCTGCCTGGCTGGGGCGAGTGGGGAGGCACCGGCCTGAAGCCcagcaacaagaaaataaaacg GTTTCTGATCAAGCCGGCCCCGGCGCCTCCCAGGAAGGACCAGCATTTGCCCCACGTTATCATTAGTGAGCAGCGCAACATCCACGCAGCAGCACATCAG GTCAGCGAGCTGCCCTTCCCCTTTGAGAAGCACCAGCAATTTGAGCGGTGCATCCGGATGCCTGTGGGCTCGACGTGGAACACACAGCGTGCCTTCCAGAAGCTCACCACCCCCCGTGTTGTCACACGGGCAGGCCACATCATCCAGCCTCTCTCTGCTGAGGATGTCCCCTCCATGGCCACCACAGCTGACAGTGGAACCAAACTGGCACTCGAAACCCCACCTGAACAGCACAAGCAGTTCTCTCGCCACCCCCGCAAGAGAGCACGATAG
- the UTP14A gene encoding U3 small nucleolar RNA-associated protein 14 homolog A isoform X1 produces the protein MATVTSRTGRKCGSSCRAEASRSTALCDAMAEEWLGAEAAGSGSEEEEEQEDGERRHQQLLEAVSALTGRKRRKLAERSEASAQVSEFNVSCKGAGEKLVLSELLQPIHSRSALSGVKKEFSRVKQKKAVELPLSKEEAERVVREAAYVKSSKDVGKWQPVVLQNRRAKQMVFPLKEEIVAVAPLEQVVSAWKPRTPLEQEIFGLLHKTHQPITDPLLTPQEKASLQAMSLEEAKRRRAELQKARVLQSYYEAKARREKKIKSKKYHRVLKKSKRRKALKEFEMLQKSDPEAALAKLEELDQLRMEERMSLKHQNKGKWARSRAIMAKYDLEARKAMQEQLARNKELMQKVRVELPEEEPADVPEEDVTSTAVVPPVSVGANKANPWMLGKPSDPAQEPDMPEGLGDAAVPVAVESKEETSDEEEELSEEEALLQDFHQKRQARQQQAGSPEQHSKELTVLPGVCSVTEQGAHEMEEVPEQVPGDGSIHPVIVEEQASPVTEVPPQAQEEPLLSEQLHRVQTMEDIEALASEELTAEQEKPEAVGTEKPAHPQEEGRATPKPAKKPAAKKKMINLQSVLSGKLQEAQCPSLPVVVVEEEGGFDQRGVITEAFAGDDVVADFNQEKRKAEQAAKPQPLNLVLPGWGEWGGTGLKPSNKKIKRFLIKPAPAPPRKDQHLPHVIISEQRNIHAAAHQVSELPFPFEKHQQFERCIRMPVGSTWNTQRAFQKLTTPRVVTRAGHIIQPLSAEDVPSMATTADSGTKLALETPPEQHKQFSRHPRKRAR, from the exons ATGGCAACCGTGACGTCACGGACCGGGCGGAAGTGCGGGTCCTCGTGCAGGGCGGAAGCGTCGCGCTCTACGGCACTTTGCGACGCCATGGCGGAGGAGTGGCTGGGCGCCGAGGCAGCGGGTAGCGGtagcgaggaggaggag GAGCAGGAGGATGGCGAGCGGCggcaccagcagctcctggaggcGGTCAGTGCCCTCACGGGGCGGAAGCG caggaagctggccGAGCGCTCCGAGGCCAGTGCGCAGGTGTCTGAGTTCAACGTTAGCTGCAAAG GTGCTGGGGAGAAACTTGTTCTGTCCGAGCTCCTGCAGCCCATCCATTCCCGGTCTGCCCTGAGTGGTGTGAAGAAGGAGTTCAGCAgagtgaagcagaagaaagcgGTGGAGCTGCCGCTCAgcaaggaggaggcagagcgg GTTGTGAGGGAGGCTGCCTATGTCAAGAGCTCTAAAGATGTTGGCAAGTGGCAACCAGTTGTTCTGCAGAACCGCCGAGCAAAGCAGATGGTTTTCCCTCTGAAGGAGGAGATTGTGGCAGTTGCCCCCCTGGAGCAAGTGGTTTCAGCATGGAAG CCTCGAACTCCCCTGGAGCAGGAGATCTTTGGTCTGCTCCACAAAACACATCAGCCCATCACAGACCCACTCCTGACACCACAGGAGAAAGCCTCGCTGCAGGCAATGAGCTTGGAGGAG GCCAAGCGGCGGcgagcagagctgcagaaggctCGAGTCCTGCAGTCCTACTATGAAGCCAAGGCTCGTCGAGAGAAGAAGATCAAGAGCAAGAA GTACCATCGtgtgctgaagaaaagcaagagacGCAAGGCCTTAAAGGAGTTTGAGATGCTGCAGAAGTCAGACCCCGAGGCTGCCTTGGCaaagctggaggagctggatCAGCTCAGGATGGAG GAGCGGATGAGTCTCAAGCAccagaacaaggggaaatgggccCGTTCACGGGCCATTATGGCCAAGTATGACCTGGAG GCTCGCAAGGCCATGCAAGAGCAGCTGGCCAGGAACAAGGAGCTGATGCAGAAGGTGCGGGTAGAATTGCCTGAGGAAGAGCCAGCTGATGTGCCTGAGGAGGACGTCACTTCTACAGCCGTTGTCCCTCCTGTCTCTGTGggagcaaacaaagcaaatccCTGGATGCTGGGCAAACCCAGTGACCCAGCCCAGGAGCCTGACATGCCAGAGGGTCTTGGAGATGCTGCAGTGCCAGTTGCTGTAGAGAGCAAGGAGGAGACATCagatgaggaggaagagctgtCAGAAGAGGAAGCACTGCTACAAGACTTTCATCAGAAACGGCAAGCacggcagcagcaggcagggagtcctgaacagcacagcaaggagcTCACAGTCCTGCCAGGTGTCTGCAGTGTCACAGAGCAAG GTGCTCATGAGATGGAAGAAGTTCCTGAACAGGTGCCAGGGGATGGCTCCATCCACCCAGTCATTGTCGAGGAGCAGGCAAGCCCAGTGACTGAGGTTCCTCCCCAGGCCCAGGAGGAGCCCttgctgtcagagcagctgCACCGTGTGCAGACAATGGAAGACATTGAAGCTTTGGCCTCGGAGGagctcacagcagagcaggagaagcCAGAGGCTGTGGGCACAGAGAAGCCAGCACACCCtcaggaggaaggcagagctaCACCAAAGCCTGCCAAGAAACCAGcagccaagaagaaaatgatcaaCTTGCAGTCTGTGCTGTCTGGAAAGCTCCAGGAGGCTCAGTGCCCCAGCCTACCTGTGGTCGTTGTGGAAGAG GAGGGTGGCTTTGACCAGCGAGGAGTGATAACGGAGGCCTTTGCTGGGGACGATGTGGTCGCTGACTTCAATCAGGAGAAACGTAAAGCAGAGCAGGCTGCGAAGCCACAGCCACTGAACCTGGTTCTGCCTGGCTGGGGCGAGTGGGGAGGCACCGGCCTGAAGCCcagcaacaagaaaataaaacg GTTTCTGATCAAGCCGGCCCCGGCGCCTCCCAGGAAGGACCAGCATTTGCCCCACGTTATCATTAGTGAGCAGCGCAACATCCACGCAGCAGCACATCAG GTCAGCGAGCTGCCCTTCCCCTTTGAGAAGCACCAGCAATTTGAGCGGTGCATCCGGATGCCTGTGGGCTCGACGTGGAACACACAGCGTGCCTTCCAGAAGCTCACCACCCCCCGTGTTGTCACACGGGCAGGCCACATCATCCAGCCTCTCTCTGCTGAGGATGTCCCCTCCATGGCCACCACAGCTGACAGTGGAACCAAACTGGCACTCGAAACCCCACCTGAACAGCACAAGCAGTTCTCTCGCCACCCCCGCAAGAGAGCACGATAG